From Lolium perenne isolate Kyuss_39 chromosome 5, Kyuss_2.0, whole genome shotgun sequence, a single genomic window includes:
- the LOC127304575 gene encoding benzyl alcohol O-benzoyltransferase-like: protein MATLAYEVRRRDPELVGPASETPRETKSMSDLDSMDVMRSQASTALFYRGGEGEDGADPAGVIRRALGEALVHYYPLAGRLREIEGRKLVVDCTGEGVLFVEADADVKLADLEAAGLRPPFPCMDQLLFDVEGTSGILNCPLLLVQVTRLLCGGFVLALRCNHAMCDAIGIAQFINAVSELARGLPTITVKPVWCRELILTRDPVVPRPSVPHTKPDVLPPPMVERSFTFRASDVVTMKKSLPLPLCDTATSFEILAAFLWRARTTALDVPPGDIAPLVIGVNFRGDARLSLPIGYYGNAVTTSTVLADAAVLRSGSLGEVVALVRQGKAAGATEYFRSVANGTEVRGSRTFNPANLFAVSDTRNIGFHRMDFGWGEPVFAGPITTFFPMCYFIRVKDHDGEDTFVMPLMLPQLAMDRFAAEVKRSLLEHAKHM, encoded by the exons ATGGCGACGCTGGCGTACGAGGTGCGCCGGCGTGATCCGGAGCTCGTCGGCCCGGCTTCCGAGACACCCCGGGAGACGAAGAGCATGTCGGATCTGGACAGCATGGACGTTATGCGCAGCCAGGCGTCGACGGCCCTATTTTACCGTGGCGGAGAGGGAGAGGACGGAGCGGACCCGGCGGGCGTGATCCGACGCGCGCTGGGCGAGGCGCTGGTGCACTACTACCCGCTGGCCGGTCGGCTGAGGGAGATTGAGGGTCGGAAACTGGTGGTGGACTGCACCGGCGAGGGGGTGCTGTTCGTGGAGGCCGACGCCGACGTGAAGCTGGCAGATCTTGAGGCGGCGGGGCTCAGGCCGCCGTTCCCTTGCATGGACCAGCTGCTCTTCGACGTGGAGGGCACCAGCGGCATTCTTAACTGTCCATTGCTGCTCGTTCAG GTAACGCGTCTCCTGTGCGGTGGCTTCGTATTGGCGCTCAGATGCAACCACGCCATGTGCGATGCAATCGGCATCGCCCAGTTCATCAACGCCGTCAGCGAGCTCGCTCGCGGCCTCCCGACCATTACCGTCAAGCCCGTGTGGTGCCGCGAGCTGATCCTGACACGTGACCCGGTtgtgccgcggccatccgttccaCACACCAAGCCCGACGTGCTCCCACCGCCCATGGTGGAGCGTTCCTTCACATTCCGCGCATCGGATGTGGTGACGATGAAGAAATCCCTCCCTTTACCCCTCTGTGACACCGCCACCTCCTTTGAAATCCTAGCCGCGTTCCTCTGGCGTGCTCGCACCACGGCGCTTGACGTCCCGCCGGGCGACATTGCTCCGCTGGTTATCGGAGTCAACTTCAGGGGCGACGCCAGGTTGAGCCTTCCCATCGGGTACTACGGCAATGCGGTCACAACGTCGACGGTACTAGCTGACGCTGCCGTGCTGCGCAGCGGCTCCCTGGGCGAGGTTGTGGCGCTGGTGCGGCAGGGAAAGGCCGCGGGGGCCACGGAATACTTTCGTTCCGTGGCCAACGGGACGGAGGTGCGCGGATCGCGCACCTTCAATCCGGCCAACTTGTTTGCGGTCTCTGACACCCGGAATATCGGGTTTCACCGCATGGACTTCGGGTGGGGCGAGCCGGTGTTCGCTGGCCCAATAACCACTTTCTTCCCCATGTGCTACTTCATCCGTGTTAAGGATCATGATGGGGAGGACACATTTGTTATGCCGCTCATGCTGCCGCAGCTGGCAATGGATCGATTCGCAGCTGAGGTGAAGAGGTCATTGCTTGAACATGCTAAGCACATGTAA